The genomic interval GTCCCTGCCTCCACGGGGTCCACGCCAGAGCCACGCCCCGACGGCGCGACCACACGTCCGGAGTCCGCCGAGCCCGTGCAAAGCGCTCCACCGCTCCAGGCCCCGAGCGCACCAAGAGACGCGGCGGTCCCCCGGTACGACGATTCCGACTACGTGCCCGAGCCTCCGCCAGACATCGAACTGCCTCGGCATGATGGCGGTGGAGCCACCGACACCTCTGCGCCCGGCGCGTGGACCTCGCCCAGGGGGGCTCCTGGGATGCCCTCGGACTCGCCGGGTGCTCCAACCGCATACGGGTCAGGGGCTGCCTCGATTCGCGCGGGTGGACCCGGTGGTCCTTCCTCCGCACACGGGCCAGGGCAGGAGCCGTCCGCTGGCGCATCACTGCCTCGGAACCTCGGCAGTCCTCCCCAGACATCACCTGGCGCATGGAGCCCGCCCTCCCCTGTTGGCGGCGCTCCCTCCATGAGCCACGCCATGGCAGGCGCACCTGCATCGGCGGGTACGCGTCCCAGTCCCCAGCCACGGGCCATGGGCGGAATGGATGTTCCCTACTCCGCCGAGAACCCTTTGCCGTCGGGGCCCGTCCTCGAAGGACTGCCCGCCTCCGCGGCTCGCCCGCTGTCGTTCCTGCGCAAGGGCCCTCCCTCCGTCCCCATGGGGCCTGGGCCCTCCGCGCCGCCGCCGGCCGTGGAGCCCTCCGCCTCCCACGCCGGTGCGCCCCCCAGCTCCCACGCCGGAGCCACCCCGCTCTCCCGCACCACCGAGCCCGCGCCCACCGTCCGCGTCATCAACGTCCGCAAGCCGGAGGTGCCACCCGCGGGGCCGCCCGAACCGCCGCCCTACGACGACGAAGAATCACGCTTCTACCCGGAGGAAGCCTCCCCGGGTGGCTGTGCGTCCGGCGAGTGCATCCCAGAGCCCGCGGCCCCCGCGCCCGAACCCGAGCCTCCTCCCGCCCCTGTGCCGATGCCTCGAGGGCGCGACAACCCCAACCTGCCGCTGATTGAGCGCTGGCGGGCCGCGGTGGAGACGGTGAAGGGGACCTCGCTCCGGCACGGCACCGCGCTCGCCAACGGGCGGCTCATGTCGATGAAGGCCGGGGAAATCATCCTCGGCTTCCTGCCTACCGCGGGCCTGCACCGCATGACGGTGAGCGCCGCCGCGGGCAAGGCCACCATCGACAAGCTCCTCGCCGAGCACTTCGGCCGTCCGGTGAAGCTGTCCTTCCAGGACATCTCCGCGGATGACAACCGGGCCGCGCCCAGCCTCGCCGAGCGCGATGCCCAGAGCCGCGCCACCCACGAGAAGAACACCGAGAGCAAGGTGCGAAACCACGCCGCGATTCGCACCGTGCTCCTGGTCCTGGGGGGCGAGGTCGAGCACATCCAGATCTACGAGCCCGAGCGCCCCTCCGCCGCCTCGCCCACCGACACTCCAATCGAAGCCCCGGACGACAGCGCCTGACAATGGGCGCGCGCAACGGTAGGGTGCGCGCCTCACTCCACGCCCGAGCGGCCCCACCAGGTGCCGCTCCCCGAGTACCGAGGAAGCACATGCCCGGCGTCGACCTGAATTACTTCATCCGGCAGGCGAACAAGCTGACGGAGAAGATTGAAGAGCGCAAGCAGCAGTTGGCCGAGGAGACGGTCGAGGCGAAGTCCGGCGATGGCCTCGTCACCGTCGTGGTCAACTGCATCCAGGAAGTTCGCACCATCAAGATCGACAAGTCCGCCATCGACCCGAACGACACGTCGATGCTCGAGGACCTCATCACCGCCGCGGTGAACACCGCGCTGGCGAACAGCCGTCAGCACATGCAGCGTGAGCTGGCGAAAATCTCGGGCGGCATCAAGATCCCCGGCGTTACCTGATACCGGATGACTCCCGATCCGCTGAACCGCCTTGTCGCCCAGCTCGCGAAGCTGCCGGGCATCGGCGAGAAGACCGCCCAGCGCCTCGCGTTCCACATCCTGCGGGCGCCCGGCGAGTACGCCGCCGAGCTCTCGCAGGCCATCCGCGAGGTGAAGGAGAAGGTGCACCTGTGCGTGCGCTGTTTCTCCCTCACGGACACCGAGACGTGTGGCTTCTGCCGAGACCACCGCCGCGATGAACGCGTGCTGTGCGTGGTGGAGACCTTCGCGGACCTGATGGCGCTCGAGCGGACGCGCGAGTTCAAGGGCCGCTACCACGTCCTGCACGGCGTGCTGTCGCCGCTGGAGGGCGTGGGCCCGGAGCAGCTTCGCATCAAGGAGTTGCTGGAGCGCCTCAACGACAGCCGGGTGGAGGAGCTCATCCTCGCCACCAACCCGGACGTCGAAGGCGAGGCCACCGCGCTGTACCTGACGCGCCTGCTCAAGCCCATGGGCCTGCGTGTCACCCGCATCGCACAGGGCCTGCCCATGGGCGGGGACCTGGAGTTCGCCGACCAGGCCACGCTCGCGAAGGCGCTGTCCGCCCGCCGCGACCTCTGAGACACACCTGGCGCCGGGAAGCCCCGGCGCTCCCCCTCCCATCGATCAGCGAAGCGCGTGTGTCTCGGACCGCCTCGAGACACGAGGCGGAGCTACTTCAACGTCCAGGCGAAGGGGACGAGCACGTTGACCTCTTCATCGCGATGCGCGGGGAAGCGCAGCCGCTCGGCCTGCGCCTGGACACAGCGGCCGACCTTGGTGTCCGCCAGTGGCCCACGAACACTCGCGCGGACCTTGCCCGTGGAGGCGATGGAGAACTCCACCTGAACCTGCCCCGTGCTCGCGGGCAGGTCCTCCCGGTTGCGCTCGAAGCACGATGAGATGCGCGAGCTGCCCTTCTCCACGATTCGAGTG from Myxococcus stipitatus carries:
- a CDS encoding YbaB/EbfC family nucleoid-associated protein gives rise to the protein MPGVDLNYFIRQANKLTEKIEERKQQLAEETVEAKSGDGLVTVVVNCIQEVRTIKIDKSAIDPNDTSMLEDLITAAVNTALANSRQHMQRELAKISGGIKIPGVT
- the recR gene encoding recombination mediator RecR, which encodes MTPDPLNRLVAQLAKLPGIGEKTAQRLAFHILRAPGEYAAELSQAIREVKEKVHLCVRCFSLTDTETCGFCRDHRRDERVLCVVETFADLMALERTREFKGRYHVLHGVLSPLEGVGPEQLRIKELLERLNDSRVEELILATNPDVEGEATALYLTRLLKPMGLRVTRIAQGLPMGGDLEFADQATLAKALSARRDL
- a CDS encoding DNA polymerase III subunit gamma/tau produces the protein MAGAPASAGTRPSPQPRAMGGMDVPYSAENPLPSGPVLEGLPASAARPLSFLRKGPPSVPMGPGPSAPPPAVEPSASHAGAPPSSHAGATPLSRTTEPAPTVRVINVRKPEVPPAGPPEPPPYDDEESRFYPEEASPGGCASGECIPEPAAPAPEPEPPPAPVPMPRGRDNPNLPLIERWRAAVETVKGTSLRHGTALANGRLMSMKAGEIILGFLPTAGLHRMTVSAAAGKATIDKLLAEHFGRPVKLSFQDISADDNRAAPSLAERDAQSRATHEKNTESKVRNHAAIRTVLLVLGGEVEHIQIYEPERPSAASPTDTPIEAPDDSA